From Cellulophaga lytica DSM 7489, a single genomic window includes:
- a CDS encoding SusD/RagB family nutrient-binding outer membrane lipoprotein, whose protein sequence is MKKYIQLFVATTVASIIFTACTNDFEEKNTNPNAPESVDPQFLLTNVVSVSSDLSAYQQGFRQANYLAQFAASIEFERIDRYEMGSNSEYWSAIFRLLSDIKSMKASPAANDAYVAVGDIMQSYLFSQLTDLWNDVPYTEAVAALDGNFAPKYDTQESIYTDPETGLLAVLTKAVTTLENTNNVIQGDIMFQGDLNKWVRFANSLQVRYLLRISKRTTDFTALQSLADSGKLMQSNADNAVVPYLASAPNQFPMFNAALGLYQEHTMTKTVETVLTAWDDPRVAVLYKPTEASKNSATPEYNGLQNGQSSSTINANGIDLNNISLFGSIFRDVADGIDAQYMQYSEVQFALAEAVARGYITGDANTYYQNAVTASFEYYNTPIPDDYFTRPAISLDGSANDLEKILTQKWLSLINVGHEAWFNVRRTGIPNLVPGPDNFNNNKYPVRYLYPESEQATNSANYKEAVDRIGGDNINSKGWWEK, encoded by the coding sequence ATGAAAAAATACATACAGCTATTTGTAGCAACAACCGTGGCAAGCATTATTTTTACTGCTTGTACTAACGATTTTGAAGAAAAAAACACAAACCCTAATGCGCCAGAAAGTGTAGATCCACAGTTTTTATTAACTAATGTGGTTTCTGTGTCATCAGACCTTAGCGCATATCAACAAGGGTTTAGGCAAGCCAATTATTTGGCGCAATTTGCTGCTAGTATAGAGTTTGAGCGTATAGACCGTTATGAAATGGGCTCTAATAGTGAGTACTGGAGCGCTATTTTTAGGTTGCTTTCAGATATTAAATCGATGAAAGCTTCGCCAGCGGCAAACGATGCTTACGTAGCAGTAGGTGATATTATGCAGAGTTACCTGTTTTCTCAGTTAACAGATCTTTGGAATGATGTGCCTTATACAGAAGCAGTTGCAGCTTTAGACGGTAATTTTGCTCCTAAATATGATACTCAAGAAAGTATTTATACAGACCCAGAAACTGGACTATTAGCTGTGCTTACCAAAGCAGTTACTACGCTAGAAAATACAAACAACGTAATTCAGGGTGATATTATGTTTCAGGGAGATTTAAATAAGTGGGTGCGTTTTGCAAACTCGCTACAAGTGCGTTACTTGTTACGTATTAGTAAAAGAACTACAGACTTTACTGCGCTGCAAAGTTTGGCAGATTCTGGTAAGTTAATGCAGTCTAATGCAGACAATGCTGTAGTACCTTATTTGGCATCGGCACCTAACCAGTTTCCTATGTTTAACGCAGCTTTAGGTTTGTATCAAGAGCATACAATGACAAAAACGGTAGAAACTGTTTTAACTGCTTGGGATGACCCTCGTGTTGCAGTGCTTTACAAACCAACCGAAGCAAGTAAAAACTCTGCCACACCAGAATATAACGGATTGCAAAACGGACAGTCTAGTAGCACCATAAATGCTAATGGTATAGACTTAAACAACATATCTTTATTTGGTAGTATATTTAGAGATGTAGCAGATGGTATAGATGCGCAATATATGCAGTATTCAGAAGTACAATTTGCACTTGCAGAAGCTGTTGCCAGAGGGTATATTACAGGAGATGCAAATACGTATTACCAAAATGCTGTTACAGCTAGTTTTGAGTATTACAATACACCAATCCCTGATGATTATTTTACTAGGCCAGCAATTTCTTTAGATGGCTCTGCAAATGATTTAGAAAAAATATTAACTCAAAAGTGGTTAAGTTTAATTAATGTTGGTCATGAGGCCTGGTTTAATGTGCGTAGAACTGGAATACCTAATTTGGTTCCTGGTCCAGATAATTTTAATAACAATAAATATCCCGTTCGGTATTTGTATCCAGAGTCAGAACAGGCAACTAATAGTGCAAACTATAAAGAAGCTGTAGACCGTATTGGAGGAGATAATATAAACAGCAAGGGCTGGTGGGAAAAATAG
- a CDS encoding nucleoside hydrolase, whose amino-acid sequence MKQKIKPIGILLVFVVFLACKEQVKDVITEVKQEPKKEAAEKAKPNGIVNGVKQVWIDADLAVGKKNIGKPGYSDVDDGYAVLQLLQADNVKINGLSTVFGNNSVDNAFAIGNYISKEFAAQKIEVYKGAATPINLDSVVTNDAVEAMAAALKKQPLTILAIGPATNVGLLLLKYPELQSQIVEVVLVAGRRTSKDYFKIGNKGVLAKDLNFDLDNTAFRVLLEHKVSLVFCPYEISSKVWIKQEDLEALKNTTPGMKWLATASQPWIEQWKNQGADGFNPFDVMASHYIIAPQDIISEPLQARLEINLDDTVKDNNNEVYKSYLLCTEENGAPVTYCYDVVPGYHQKLMETFKK is encoded by the coding sequence ATGAAACAAAAAATTAAACCAATTGGTATTTTATTAGTGTTTGTAGTATTTTTGGCTTGTAAGGAGCAAGTTAAAGATGTTATAACAGAAGTAAAACAAGAACCAAAAAAAGAAGCTGCTGAAAAAGCAAAGCCAAACGGAATTGTAAACGGAGTAAAACAAGTTTGGATAGATGCAGACTTAGCTGTTGGCAAAAAAAACATAGGAAAACCTGGCTATTCTGATGTAGATGATGGCTATGCAGTTTTACAATTGTTACAAGCCGATAATGTGAAAATTAACGGACTTAGTACTGTTTTTGGTAATAATAGTGTTGACAATGCTTTTGCTATTGGTAACTATATAAGTAAGGAATTTGCAGCGCAAAAAATTGAGGTTTATAAAGGGGCTGCTACCCCAATTAATTTAGATAGCGTGGTAACTAATGATGCTGTAGAGGCAATGGCTGCTGCATTAAAAAAGCAACCACTTACCATTTTAGCAATAGGACCCGCAACTAATGTTGGTTTATTGTTATTAAAGTACCCAGAGTTGCAGTCTCAAATTGTTGAGGTTGTTTTAGTTGCTGGCCGCAGAACTTCTAAAGACTATTTTAAAATAGGGAACAAAGGTGTTTTGGCTAAAGATTTAAATTTTGATTTAGATAATACGGCTTTTCGTGTATTATTAGAGCACAAAGTATCCTTGGTTTTTTGTCCGTATGAAATATCTAGTAAGGTTTGGATAAAACAAGAAGATCTAGAGGCACTAAAAAATACTACTCCAGGTATGAAATGGTTGGCAACAGCATCACAACCTTGGATAGAACAGTGGAAAAATCAAGGAGCAGACGGTTTTAATCCGTTTGATGTTATGGCGAGTCATTACATTATTGCTCCGCAAGACATAATATCAGAGCCTTTACAAGCGCGTTTAGAGATTAATTTAGACGATACTGTAAAAGATAACAATAATGAGGTTTATAAATCTTATTTATTGTGTACAGAAGAGAACGGAGCACCAGTAACTTATTGTTATGATGTAGTACCGGGATATCATCAAAAATTAATGGAAACATTTAAAAAATAG
- a CDS encoding phosphotransferase, with the protein MIKLNNNIEDLTTYLKSKGWLGDNESIVTVEKPGEGNMNFTLRITTETRSFIVKQSREYVEKYPQVAAPAERVLTEAKFYEVTETVPSLKAMMPTLVGLDKENNVMVMNDLGNGSDFTYLYQLGKKILEEDLFSVVDFAATLHTSITTDTQDSRISNTKMRALNHEHIFNYPYAVDNGINLDDILPGLQKEANRLKADNVLIAEVKKLGDLYLEDGDILLHGDYFPGSWLATVGGLKIIDPEFCFFGKAEFEIGVMLAHLKMANQFANIIEKAIDRYKSLAELDTSLCYKFMGIELIRRIIGLAQLPLEISLEKRVSLLNEARELIVN; encoded by the coding sequence GTGATTAAATTAAATAACAACATAGAAGACTTAACCACTTATTTAAAAAGTAAAGGCTGGTTAGGTGATAATGAGTCTATTGTTACAGTAGAAAAGCCAGGTGAAGGTAATATGAACTTTACACTCCGTATTACAACAGAAACCAGATCGTTTATTGTAAAACAGAGTCGTGAGTACGTAGAGAAATACCCGCAAGTAGCAGCACCAGCAGAACGTGTGCTCACAGAAGCTAAGTTTTATGAGGTTACTGAAACTGTGCCTAGTTTAAAAGCTATGATGCCAACTTTGGTTGGTTTAGATAAAGAAAACAATGTAATGGTGATGAACGACCTAGGTAATGGGTCCGATTTTACATATTTATACCAATTAGGAAAAAAAATTTTAGAGGAAGATCTTTTTTCTGTGGTAGATTTTGCAGCTACATTGCATACTAGCATAACTACAGATACGCAAGACAGTAGAATTTCAAATACTAAAATGAGAGCGCTTAATCATGAGCATATTTTTAATTACCCTTATGCGGTTGATAACGGCATTAATTTAGATGATATATTACCTGGTTTACAAAAGGAAGCGAACCGTTTAAAGGCAGATAATGTACTAATAGCTGAGGTAAAAAAACTAGGAGATTTGTATTTAGAGGATGGTGATATTCTATTACATGGCGATTATTTTCCGGGTAGTTGGCTGGCAACCGTTGGTGGCTTAAAAATTATAGATCCTGAGTTTTGTTTTTTTGGTAAGGCTGAGTTTGAAATTGGTGTTATGCTAGCGCATTTAAAAATGGCAAATCAATTTGCTAATATTATTGAAAAAGCTATAGATAGATACAAATCTTTGGCAGAATTAGACACCAGTTTGTGTTACAAGTTTATGGGAATAGAATTGATACGTAGAATTATTGGTTTAGCGCAATTGCCATTAGAAATTAGTTTAGAAAAAAGAGTAAGCTTATTAAACGAGGCACGAGAATTAATAGTGAATTAA
- a CDS encoding patatin-like phospholipase family protein produces the protein MNAKITTSKSIGLVLSGGGVRGMAHIGLIKAMNEFGIQAKAVSGSSVGALVGALYANGNSIDDMLKFFKETPLFNYHYLTIAKAGFLDTEKYVALFAKYFPENAFSALKKELHIVATNLQDGNEEFFSDGELIRPMLASAALPPVFSPIEINGNLYADGGIMNNFPLEPLLNTCDYIVGSNVSIVARLDKKDLKNSLQLTGRVTGLMIYASAKKKLSACNMLLESKEVDKIGLLDRKGIEKAFTIGYDAACRALEAQLKE, from the coding sequence ATGAACGCTAAAATTACTACATCAAAATCTATTGGTCTTGTGCTTTCTGGAGGAGGTGTGCGTGGTATGGCGCACATTGGGTTAATAAAGGCAATGAACGAGTTTGGTATACAGGCCAAAGCGGTGTCTGGGAGTAGTGTTGGGGCTTTAGTTGGTGCGTTGTATGCCAATGGCAATTCTATAGACGATATGCTTAAGTTTTTTAAAGAAACCCCTCTTTTTAATTACCACTACTTAACTATTGCTAAGGCTGGTTTTTTAGATACAGAAAAGTATGTGGCTTTGTTTGCAAAGTATTTTCCAGAGAATGCTTTTTCGGCCTTAAAAAAAGAATTACATATTGTAGCTACAAACCTTCAAGATGGTAATGAAGAGTTTTTTTCTGATGGAGAGTTAATTAGACCAATGTTAGCTTCTGCTGCTTTACCTCCTGTTTTTTCGCCCATAGAAATTAATGGTAATTTATATGCAGATGGTGGTATAATGAATAATTTTCCGTTAGAACCATTGCTAAATACGTGCGATTATATTGTTGGGAGCAATGTATCTATTGTAGCAAGGTTAGATAAAAAAGATCTAAAAAATTCCTTGCAACTTACAGGTAGAGTAACCGGTTTAATGATTTATGCCTCTGCAAAGAAAAAACTTAGTGCTTGTAATATGTTATTAGAGTCTAAAGAAGTAGATAAAATAGGTTTGCTAGACCGTAAAGGCATAGAAAAAGCATTTACTATTGGTTATGATGCAGCCTGTAGAGCTTTAGAGGCACAATTAAAGGAATAA
- a CDS encoding ferredoxin--NADP reductase, translating to MNHFHPLTVQHIKALTPSSVAITFAIPKDLIQTFKFISGQYITIKKEIKGKELRRAYSISSSPKKDCITIGVKKVDNGGFSDFAHSKLKEGDVLDVMAPEGRFVFKPTDAVKNVAAFAAGSGITPIISIARSVLDSNPENKFVLAYGNKSFEETMFHTDLAKLQLEYNNRFFVYFIYSQEQDENSIFGRIERSTVNYITKNKHKDIAFDDFYLCGPEAMINTVSDTLKENEVSEDKIHFELFTTTEIKDEMPVKEGGKTAVTVTVDDEDFTFEMDKSTIVLDAVLKENIDAPYSCQGGVCSSCIARVTEGKAEMVKNQILTDGEIEDGLILTCQAHATTPTLKVDFDDV from the coding sequence ATGAATCATTTTCATCCGTTAACGGTACAACATATAAAGGCTTTAACACCTAGTTCTGTAGCAATTACTTTTGCTATTCCTAAAGACTTAATTCAGACTTTTAAGTTTATATCTGGTCAATACATCACTATTAAAAAAGAAATTAAAGGTAAAGAATTGCGTAGAGCGTATTCTATTAGCTCTTCTCCTAAAAAAGATTGTATTACCATTGGTGTTAAAAAAGTAGATAATGGGGGTTTCTCTGACTTTGCACATTCTAAACTTAAAGAAGGTGATGTTTTAGATGTTATGGCTCCAGAAGGTAGATTTGTTTTTAAACCTACAGATGCCGTTAAAAATGTTGCTGCTTTTGCGGCTGGTAGTGGTATTACACCTATTATTAGCATTGCAAGATCTGTTTTAGACAGCAACCCAGAAAACAAATTTGTTTTAGCATACGGTAACAAATCTTTTGAAGAAACAATGTTTCATACAGATTTAGCCAAGCTTCAGCTAGAATATAACAATAGGTTTTTTGTATACTTTATTTATAGCCAAGAACAAGATGAAAACTCTATTTTTGGAAGGATAGAAAGATCTACAGTAAACTACATTACCAAAAACAAGCACAAAGATATTGCCTTTGACGATTTTTATCTTTGCGGTCCAGAGGCTATGATTAATACGGTTTCTGACACTTTAAAAGAAAATGAAGTAAGCGAAGACAAAATACATTTTGAACTTTTTACAACTACAGAAATTAAAGATGAAATGCCTGTAAAAGAGGGCGGAAAAACAGCTGTTACAGTTACTGTAGATGATGAAGATTTTACGTTTGAGATGGATAAAAGTACTATTGTATTAGATGCTGTTTTAAAAGAAAATATAGATGCACCATACTCTTGCCAAGGTGGTGTTTGCAGTAGTTGTATTGCTCGTGTAACAGAAGGCAAAGCAGAAATGGTTAAAAATCAGATTTTAACTGATGGCGAAATTGAAGACGGATTAATTTTAACGTGCCAAGCGCACGCAACAACACCTACATTAAAAGTAGATTTTGATGATGTTTAA
- a CDS encoding PadR family transcriptional regulator, which translates to MGNSKLYKGSLNTIILKLLEEKGKMYGYEITQKVKELTKGELKITEGALYPALHKLEAEGLLDVEVAKVDNRLRKYYKLTEAGEKETINRLAELEEFIRSMQNLVNPKWSIE; encoded by the coding sequence ATGGGAAATTCTAAATTATACAAGGGTAGTTTAAATACTATTATTTTAAAGTTGCTTGAAGAAAAAGGCAAGATGTATGGGTATGAGATTACGCAAAAAGTAAAAGAGTTAACCAAAGGAGAACTTAAAATTACGGAAGGTGCTTTATACCCTGCTTTACATAAACTAGAAGCAGAAGGACTATTAGATGTTGAGGTTGCAAAAGTAGATAACCGCTTGCGTAAATATTATAAATTAACAGAAGCCGGAGAAAAAGAAACAATAAACAGATTAGCAGAGCTAGAAGAGTTTATACGTAGTATGCAAAATTTAGTAAACCCTAAATGGAGTATAGAGTAG
- a CDS encoding DUF5687 family protein: MLKHFLSLQWKSFFRSASFKTNLALKIFMGFFALYFIVAFLFMGVGSYYLIEKAEIGDPLEVVNKYIIYLFVLDLLIRYMIQKMPVTNIKPLLYLPLKKAQVVNYSLGKTIASFFNWGYAFFFLPFSIVLLIEGYNPLGVVAWHFGIFALIYCSNFINILVNNKDSVFYPVIAVFIALGACQYFGVFDITNYTATFFNGLYNAPWMAILPWLALIGLYFAAFSYFKKNMYLDAGLKGKQTVAKTEDLSFLNRFGNTGTFLKNDIKLIKRNKRPKTAGLMSFLFLFYGLLFGSGAVEVYDGPVWQIFGGIFVSGGFLFTFGQFVPSWDSAYYQLMMSQNIKYRDYITSKWYLIVIATVISAVLASFYLFFGVNAYLAVLVGAIYNIGVNSHLVLLGGAFIKMPIDLTSNKKAFGDKQAFNMKTMLLSLPKLILPMVIFAAGYYFVNAATGYILVAAAGVLGMAFRNIVFDKIEKIYKKEKYKTIHAYKQKA, translated from the coding sequence ATGTTAAAACACTTTTTAAGCCTTCAATGGAAGTCCTTTTTTAGGTCAGCCTCTTTTAAAACCAACTTGGCACTTAAAATATTTATGGGCTTTTTTGCACTTTATTTTATAGTTGCATTTCTATTTATGGGCGTTGGCTCTTATTATCTTATTGAAAAAGCAGAAATAGGTGATCCTTTAGAGGTGGTAAATAAATACATAATATACCTTTTTGTATTAGATTTACTAATAAGGTATATGATACAGAAAATGCCTGTTACCAACATTAAGCCTTTATTGTATTTACCTTTAAAAAAAGCACAAGTTGTAAATTACTCTTTAGGTAAAACAATTGCTTCCTTTTTTAATTGGGGTTATGCATTTTTCTTTTTGCCATTTTCTATTGTATTGCTAATAGAGGGCTATAATCCGCTTGGCGTTGTAGCTTGGCACTTTGGTATTTTTGCACTTATTTATTGTAGTAACTTTATTAATATTTTAGTTAATAATAAAGACAGTGTTTTTTACCCTGTAATAGCTGTTTTTATAGCTCTAGGAGCTTGTCAATACTTTGGTGTTTTTGATATTACTAACTACACAGCAACATTTTTTAACGGGCTATATAATGCGCCTTGGATGGCTATTTTGCCTTGGTTAGCCTTAATAGGTTTATACTTTGCAGCATTTAGCTATTTTAAAAAGAATATGTATTTAGATGCCGGCTTAAAAGGCAAACAAACTGTTGCTAAAACTGAAGATTTATCTTTCTTAAACAGATTTGGAAATACGGGAACATTTTTAAAGAATGATATTAAGTTAATAAAAAGAAATAAACGACCTAAAACAGCTGGCTTAATGAGCTTTTTGTTCTTGTTTTACGGACTATTATTTGGTTCTGGTGCAGTAGAAGTTTATGACGGACCAGTTTGGCAAATATTTGGTGGAATATTTGTTTCAGGCGGATTTTTATTCACATTTGGACAGTTTGTGCCAAGTTGGGATAGTGCGTACTATCAGTTAATGATGAGTCAGAATATAAAGTACAGAGACTACATAACCTCTAAATGGTATTTAATAGTAATTGCCACAGTAATTAGTGCTGTATTGGCATCATTTTACTTGTTTTTTGGTGTTAATGCATACTTAGCGGTATTGGTAGGTGCTATTTACAATATTGGTGTAAACTCGCACTTAGTGCTCTTAGGCGGTGCTTTTATAAAAATGCCAATAGACTTAACGTCTAATAAAAAAGCATTTGGAGACAAGCAGGCTTTTAATATGAAAACAATGTTATTGTCGCTTCCTAAATTAATATTGCCAATGGTAATTTTTGCTGCCGGATATTACTTTGTAAATGCAGCAACAGGTTACATACTTGTTGCAGCAGCAGGTGTTTTAGGAATGGCATTTAGGAATATAGTTTTTGATAAGATTGAGAAAATCTACAAAAAAGAGAAGTACAAAACTATACACGCATACAAACAAAAAGCATAA
- a CDS encoding ABC transporter ATP-binding protein: MIKAQNLTKTYGTATVLNIENLEIPKGQCFGLVGNNGAGKTTFFSLLLDLIQPSTGQIINNNVQVNTSEDWKPFTSAFIDESFLIGYLTPEEYFYFIGELRGQNKADVDKLVNSFEDFFHGEILNQKKYLRDLSKGNQKKAGIVASFIGSPELVILDEPFANLDPTTQIRLKGIIKNLAANQNTTVLVSSHDLSHVTEVCERIVVLDKGELIKDIKTSAATLKELEAFFSGAEAPDAAVAVFEDEE; encoded by the coding sequence ATGATAAAAGCACAGAACCTAACAAAAACATACGGCACAGCTACGGTTTTAAATATAGAAAATTTAGAAATTCCTAAAGGACAATGTTTTGGTCTTGTAGGTAATAACGGAGCAGGTAAAACAACTTTTTTTAGTTTGTTGTTAGACCTTATTCAGCCATCTACAGGGCAAATAATAAATAACAATGTACAAGTAAATACTAGTGAAGATTGGAAACCTTTTACTTCTGCATTTATAGATGAATCTTTTTTAATTGGCTACCTAACACCAGAAGAATATTTTTATTTTATTGGTGAGTTACGCGGACAAAATAAAGCAGATGTAGATAAACTAGTAAACAGTTTTGAAGACTTTTTCCATGGAGAAATACTAAATCAAAAAAAATATTTAAGAGATTTATCTAAAGGAAACCAGAAAAAAGCAGGTATTGTAGCCTCTTTTATTGGTAGTCCAGAGTTGGTAATTTTAGATGAACCTTTTGCAAATTTAGACCCAACAACACAAATAAGACTAAAAGGTATAATTAAAAATTTAGCTGCAAACCAAAATACAACGGTGCTGGTTTCTAGTCATGATCTAAGTCACGTTACAGAAGTTTGTGAGCGTATAGTTGTGTTAGATAAAGGTGAGCTTATAAAAGATATTAAAACATCTGCAGCTACATTAAAAGAATTAGAGGCTTTCTTTTCTGGAGCAGAGGCGCCAGATGCTGCAGTTGCTGTTTTTGAAGACGAAGAATAA